The sequence AATCAGTGCAATGAATCAACGAAAACGTGGTGGGCGTCAGCAGATTGAGCTTTTTGCCTTTTTTAGTGGCGCTTTTTACCAGCACGGAAGAATTCCATTCGGTAAAAAAAACCTTATAGCCCTCCAGCTCCAGCCACCGCTTGAGCAGATATACCTGAGTGGATTTTCCGGAACCGTCCAATCCCTCGACAGCGATCAGCCGTCCTTTGCGGTTATGTCTGGTGATAACATTCATGGTTCATCCCGGTTTACGGTACCCTGTTCAGAGTAAGATAAAATTTTTATGCCTCGGAAGCAAGCGAATTTGAATCCGCGGCCGCCGCTCGAGCGGCAAACGCAAGAACAGTCCCTCGCCAAGGCCTGTTTCAGACATTCAGCCGATTGAGCAGTTCCACTCCTTTTTGCATGTCCAGCAATTGCTGCTCGCCCATAATCTCCCGCTCGATGGTCAGCGGTCCGCTATAGCCGATCTCGTTCAAAACCTGGATGAACGCCGCTATATCCACATCACCCTCTCCCAGCGGAACCTCCCGGCCCCACTCCTTTCCTGGACGGGCCGCCCATTTGGCGTCTTTGCAATGCACGCTTTTGACCAGCGGCCCCAGCAGCTTCAAGGCAGGCAGGGGTTCACCGCAGCCGTACAGGATCATATTTGCCGGATCGAAATTGACCGCCAAATTGGGCCGGTCCACTTCAGTGATAAACCTGAGCAGCTCTTGGGCTGATTCCTGACCGGTTTCCAGGTGCAGCCGTTGATTGTTCTTGCGACAATGATCGCACAGCTCTTGGGCCGTGGCGACCAAAGCATGATACTCCGGGGAATCGAGTTCATCGCCGATAAAGCCGATATGCAGCGCAATGGCCGGAACCACCAACTCGGCGGCAAAATCAGAGATCTCTTTGGCCTCGGTTAAACGCTGGGACCGCGTCGCCGGCGGTACCAGCCCTACGGTCGCAGCCACGGTGGGGATATCGGCATAACTCTCGCCGGCAAAGCCGCAGAACACCACGGTGATCTGCATGCCCGCCTCTTCAAACCGACGGGCCAACGCCTTTATGGATGAGCTGTCGCGCCGGCCGGGCGCCAGTATCTGCGCGGTGGGAATGGACAGCTGCCGGCCGGCCTGCAATCGGACGGGCAGAGCCTCATCACATACCATGAACAACCCCAAAGGACGCTGGAGCGACATACGCACCTCCTTCTATTATTCGCTTTGGATAATCTTGAATTATTAGTACCTTAAGCCGACCAAACCGATGTGCTGCGTCTTGCCGGAGCTCTTCATGATTAAAAAATTTTTCAACCAATGGAAGCTGATCCTTGGCCTGTTGTTCAGCCTGCTGTTCCTTTACCTGGCGTTCCGCCGAGTGGAATTCAAGCACATGGTCGCTGCTCTGACCACCGTGGACTATCGGTATGTTTTACCCACTGTCGCCGTCATCCTGCTCAGCCTATGGCTGCGGGCCTGGCGCTGGCGTTATTTTCTCCTGCCTTTGCAAAACGTGGCGATGACGCCGCTGTTCCATTCGCTGCTGATCGGCTATCTGTTCAATATTTTTCTTCCAGCTCATCTCGGTGAAATCGTTCGCGCCTATGTGCTGGCGCGCAAGACGCCGCTCACCGCCACCACCGCCTTTGGCACCATCGTCATCGAACGCATCATCGACGTACTCGTCATGCTGCTGCTCCTGGCTGCCGCCATGATCGTCTACCCCTTTCCTCAGTGGGTAAAGACCGGCGGCTATCTCACAGGCGCTTTTGTTGTACTGCTGTTCGTCCTCTTGATGTTGATGAAAAAATACCGCTCGTTGTTTCTGCGTCTGCTGGACCGGATCAGCCGACCGCTCTCAGCGGGCCTGGCAAACAGACTCAATCGAGTGCTGGATTCTTTTATTCAGAGCATTCTGCCGCTGCGAAAAAAATCCCACTATCTCATCGTCACTCTGCAATCGATCGCGTTGTGGGCGTGTTACGGTTATATCTTTCAACTGGTCCTGCACGCCTTTGATTTCATCAGACTTTATCAGTTGCCTTGGACAGCCGCGCTGGTGCTGCTGGTGATCACTACCTTTGGTGTTCTCGTGCCCTCTTCTCCGGGCTATGTAGGTACTTATCATTATCTCTGCCAGGTTTCGCTGGGACTGTTCGGGGTGCCGGCCAGCCCGGCCTTGACCTACGCGCTCGTCATGCACGGCATCAACTTTTTCCCCATTTTGATTCTGGGCCTGATCATCCTCTCCAAGGAGGGATTGAGCATCTCGAGTTTGCGCAAAGAGACCGGCGCCTGACCCATCGCTTCTTCAACGCCAGACCGCCTCACTGGTGTCGGCGTCGCGGAACCGCACCTCCAGGATAACCGGCAGGATCTCCTTGATCGCCTCCACATGGGTGATCATGAAAATCTGGCGAAACTGGGAGGACAACCGGTTGAGCGCCTCCAGAATGCTCTGTTTCCGTTCTTCATCCTGAGACGCGAACACCTCGTCCAGCACCAAAAAATTAACCGGAAAACCGCCGCTGCGTTCCGCCACCACCTGACTGATGGCGATGCGCAAGCACAGGTTCACCAGATCCTGTTCGCCGCCGGAGAATCGGTTGACGCCAAAAGCCTGATTGGCGTCATACACCTGAATACCATAGTCCTCATCCAACTCGAGCCATTGATAACGGTTATTGGAAACCAAAGCCAGCAACTGCGAAGCGCGATGCGCCAACAGCGGCCGAATCCGGCCGGCCAGCTCCAGTCGGAACCGCCCCAGATGCATATCCAGGGCATCCAGATAACGCACCTCTTCATCTAAAAGTTTGATCTGCTCACCCCTCTGTTCCTGTTCTTGTATAGTCTGCGACAGCGATGCGGTTTCGCTGGCCACGCGCGCCATAGTCTCGCGACAGCCGCTCAACTCCTCCTGACTCTGATCCAGGGCTTGCGATTCACGGTCCACCTCAGCCTTCGCGGATTGAAAATCCGTTTCAGAGAAATTCAATGCGGCTTGAGCCTGCCGCGTTTGGTCAAGATCTCCGATGATCTCCACCCTGGTTTTCTGCGCCGCGCTGAGATCAGCTTCCAGAGCGGAGCGGCGCCCCACCCTTTCCTCGAGCTGAGCCTGCTTTTGCAGCAACGCCTGCGCCGCCGCTACCCTTTGCGTGCAGGCCGCATGAGCGGCCGCATCGTAATCGACCACGCCCAACTCGGCCAGCTGCGTCTGATTCTGCTCGTGGGTCTCTTGCAACGTTTTCTGCTCTGCGGTCAGCTGCGTATGTTGTTTTTTGGTCTCATCCAGCCCTGCCTGCCGTTTCACCAGCTCTTCCTTCTCCCGGCGCAGGGCTTCCACCGCGGTCTCTTTCTCGTGAATGGCCTGGAGAAGGGCCTTCTCCTGATCTCTGGCAAGGACGTACTCCTGCCTCAACCGGGTGATGGTTTGCTCAATCTCAGCCACAGCCTGCTCATAGTGGTCTTTCAGCGGCTGGGTGCAGGTGGGACAAACACCCTCGGGCCCCAATCGCCGCAGCGTTGCAGCTTTCTCAGCCCATTCCCGGCCATTGCGTTCAGCATGAGTGCGTCGGCCGCTGTACGCGTTATGCTGCCGCCTCAGATCCTGCACAGCCTCCTCAGCGTCCCGCAATCGTTCACTCAAGGCCTGCAACTCTGCAACCACCGCATCATAGTGGAGCAAAGCGGCGCTGCAGACATCCAGGCGCATCTTCAGGCTTTGCCGCTGCTCATCCAGATGACGGCGAGCCTGCTCCAATCCTTCCTGCCGGGTTTTTCGCAACGCCCGACGATCCCACTCTTCCTTCTCCGCCTTGAGTCGTTCGATCTCTACCACTTTGGGCCGGATCTCCGCCAGCTCTTTCTCCGCCTTGGTGACGACCGCCAGCTCGTCGCGCAGACGGCGTTCGCTGTTCTCGCATTCCTGCAGCCGGCCCTGATCCTTAATCAGACGGGTCGTCAACAGCGTATTCTGATCGCGCAGTTTGGCCAGCGCCTCATACCGACTTTTGCACTGCGCCAGCGATTTTCGCCGGCGTCCGGTCTCTTCGCTCAACCGGGCCAATTCCAATTGCACCTCGCCCTGCTGCGCTTGCAGGCGCTGATAACGCGAACGCAGCGCTTCGGGATTGAGAAGGCTGTGCCGCATGCCCTCGAGATATCTCTGCTGTTCGTTGCGATCTTTGCGCACCCGCTCACGGCTGTCGTCGACGGCATCGATGCCGATCAAACGGTTGATGGTGCGCCGCCGCTCCTCCGGCTGCATGCCGGAAAGAGCCGCCAGCTCTTTTTGCCGGGCAAAAACGGAAGATAGGAAAGAACGATAGTCCAGTTTGAGCAAATTTTCGATATACTCGTTTACGCCGCGTTCCTGCACTGCTTCCGGTGCGGTCGCGGTTGAGACATACACCGCCGCTTCAACCACCGCGTTTTTGCCTTTGATCCTGCGCACAACGCGATACTCCCGGTCGCCGTAAACGAACTCGAGTTCAACGCCGGCCGCACCCGTTTCGCCGCTGAACTGGGACCGGATCTCAAGCTTGTCTGTGCGGGAGGCACGCGTGCCATACAGCGCCCAACCGACCGCCTCAAGCAGAGAGGACTTGCCGGCGCCGTTCTTGCCGATAATGCCGATGACATTCTCGGGAAATTCAAGCTCCAGAGATTGAAAGCGGCGGTAATTCTCCAGTTTAATACGTTTGAGGATCATACGTCCAGATACCGATAACCCAATTGCATCAACCGCTGTTTGTCCCAGTGCGGCTCCTCCACCGCCTCCAGATAACGGCCGAATTCCACTGGCAGGGATTCGATGCGTTCGTTTACCCGATGCACCGCGTCCTCGGCCTCGGCCGGTCGGATGATCCTTTCAAGCTGCAACACGTGCTCGAACAGGTTGTCCAACCGTGCGGTCTCGAGCTGGAGAAAGACCGAGGCGTTGACCTCATTCAATGTGAGTTGAACCACGGCGCCGTCCGGACAGGTGCGGCTCAGCCGTTCCACCTGCTGGTAAATGTCCGCAGCAGAAAGCCTTCGGCACTCCAGCACCGGCAGCCGCAGCATCGGACGAGTGGCCAGCTCGAAAAAATTTATCTTGCCCGAGGCAAGATCCACTTCCAGCAAACCGCAGGGATGCTCGCTCTGCGACAGACTGGTTCGTTCCGTGGATCCGCTGTAGCGGATGTGCTCGCGAATAGCAAGGGGTCTGTGGTAATGACCCAGAGCGATGTAATCGAACGGACCCGCGGTGGTTGCATCCAAGTCCGGCAGCCGCTGTTCGTTGAACTCGCCCATCCCATAGCTGCCGCTCCAAGCGCCGTGGGTCACCAGCACCTGATGGGCCGCTCCCTCCCACCGGGTCACGGCGTTGACCGCCTCCTCCAGTTCCTCGGTGAGGGAGCAATGGGGAATGCAATGGACCGCCACAGATCCAATGACATGACATTCATACCGACTCTCATATACCGGAAACACGTTTGGAAAAAGAGCCAGCGATTCAAAGATGGAACCGGTCGAACGAATGCGCGGCGTCTCGTGGTTGCCGGAGACGATCACCATCGGGATGCCGGCACTGCTGATCTTTTGGATGCCCTCCAGGGCTATGCGGATGGCGCGGTTGTTGGGCCGCGGCGTGTGAAACAGATCTCCGGCATGCAGCACCAGATCCGGCTGCAACGACAGGATGAGCGCAATAGCTTGCTCCCACGCCTGGTACACATCTTGTTCGCGTTGATTGAGCCCAGTCTGCGGATCCGTGCGGTAGTAATCGGAAAATCCGAGATGGGTGTCGGAAAAATGAACCAGTCGCATGGGTGCTCCTGCATGGGACATGGGCCGGCCCAAATCCCGGAAATTGTGGCATAGGTTGAACAATGGCGGACGATTCCGGCCGGCCCTCGGCCCCGGCCGATAAACGCCGAAAATGCTTACTATTTTTATTGTACTTAAAACATATTATACGACCTGAGTGCGCCGGGTATTTTATAAAACAGGCACAGCTTTTGCTTTCTCGTCTGCAGATCAAGGGTGAGTCTTGCGCTCACCACGGCTGATTCCAGCAGAGGAAAAACAGGATATGAAAAAGTCACTCTTAATCATCGACGCGGACGAAAATGCGCACGGACTCGTCAAGGTTTTCACCGCCGCCGGACACACCGCCGCCGTAGTCGGAGACGTTGAACAGGGACTCCACCTGCTCAAGGAGGCTTCAGCATATGACGGCGCCTTGTTGGACGTCAATCTGTTCAACGGCAATTTGATCAAAAGCATTTCCGAGATCAAGACGATCAGGCAGAACCTCCTCGTGGTATTGCTGGGACGGCTGGAAACGCCGGCCTTGGTTGAATGCATCAAACATGGCGCGGATGGGATCATCGATCAGCCGCTTGAACAGCCTGCGCAGGTGGTCCGTTTCGTGGAACAGCAATTTAAAAAAAGCCCGGAGGCGTCCGCCGCTGCCAAGTCGCAAAAAGCGCTGGAACAGATGATCGCCGACAGCTATCCGCTGGTAGGCCAGGGACGGGTGATCATGGATTTAAAGCGAATGATACAAAAAATCGCCCCTTTGGATTCAACCATTCTCATCACCGGCGAAACCGGAACCGGCAAAGAGGTGGTGGCGCGCATGATCCATTCCCTCAGTCCGCATCGTAACAACAACTTTATCGCGGTTCATTGCGGCGGCATTCCGGATACGCTGTTGGAGAGCACGCTTTTCGGTCATGAGAAAGGCTCTTTCACCGGAGCGTTCCGCACCCACAAAGGTCATTTTGAAGTGGCGGACAAGGGGACGATCTTTCTCGAC is a genomic window of bacterium containing:
- a CDS encoding sugar phosphate isomerase/epimerase encodes the protein MSLQRPLGLFMVCDEALPVRLQAGRQLSIPTAQILAPGRRDSSSIKALARRFEEAGMQITVVFCGFAGESYADIPTVAATVGLVPPATRSQRLTEAKEISDFAAELVVPAIALHIGFIGDELDSPEYHALVATAQELCDHCRKNNQRLHLETGQESAQELLRFITEVDRPNLAVNFDPANMILYGCGEPLPALKLLGPLVKSVHCKDAKWAARPGKEWGREVPLGEGDVDIAAFIQVLNEIGYSGPLTIEREIMGEQQLLDMQKGVELLNRLNV
- a CDS encoding flippase-like domain-containing protein, with product MIKKFFNQWKLILGLLFSLLFLYLAFRRVEFKHMVAALTTVDYRYVLPTVAVILLSLWLRAWRWRYFLLPLQNVAMTPLFHSLLIGYLFNIFLPAHLGEIVRAYVLARKTPLTATTAFGTIVIERIIDVLVMLLLLAAAMIVYPFPQWVKTGGYLTGAFVVLLFVLLMLMKKYRSLFLRLLDRISRPLSAGLANRLNRVLDSFIQSILPLRKKSHYLIVTLQSIALWACYGYIFQLVLHAFDFIRLYQLPWTAALVLLVITTFGVLVPSSPGYVGTYHYLCQVSLGLFGVPASPALTYALVMHGINFFPILILGLIILSKEGLSISSLRKETGA
- a CDS encoding SMC family ATPase is translated as MILKRIKLENYRRFQSLELEFPENVIGIIGKNGAGKSSLLEAVGWALYGTRASRTDKLEIRSQFSGETGAAGVELEFVYGDREYRVVRRIKGKNAVVEAAVYVSTATAPEAVQERGVNEYIENLLKLDYRSFLSSVFARQKELAALSGMQPEERRRTINRLIGIDAVDDSRERVRKDRNEQQRYLEGMRHSLLNPEALRSRYQRLQAQQGEVQLELARLSEETGRRRKSLAQCKSRYEALAKLRDQNTLLTTRLIKDQGRLQECENSERRLRDELAVVTKAEKELAEIRPKVVEIERLKAEKEEWDRRALRKTRQEGLEQARRHLDEQRQSLKMRLDVCSAALLHYDAVVAELQALSERLRDAEEAVQDLRRQHNAYSGRRTHAERNGREWAEKAATLRRLGPEGVCPTCTQPLKDHYEQAVAEIEQTITRLRQEYVLARDQEKALLQAIHEKETAVEALRREKEELVKRQAGLDETKKQHTQLTAEQKTLQETHEQNQTQLAELGVVDYDAAAHAACTQRVAAAQALLQKQAQLEERVGRRSALEADLSAAQKTRVEIIGDLDQTRQAQAALNFSETDFQSAKAEVDRESQALDQSQEELSGCRETMARVASETASLSQTIQEQEQRGEQIKLLDEEVRYLDALDMHLGRFRLELAGRIRPLLAHRASQLLALVSNNRYQWLELDEDYGIQVYDANQAFGVNRFSGGEQDLVNLCLRIAISQVVAERSGGFPVNFLVLDEVFASQDEERKQSILEALNRLSSQFRQIFMITHVEAIKEILPVILEVRFRDADTSEAVWR
- a CDS encoding exonuclease SbcCD subunit D — translated: MRLVHFSDTHLGFSDYYRTDPQTGLNQREQDVYQAWEQAIALILSLQPDLVLHAGDLFHTPRPNNRAIRIALEGIQKISSAGIPMVIVSGNHETPRIRSTGSIFESLALFPNVFPVYESRYECHVIGSVAVHCIPHCSLTEELEEAVNAVTRWEGAAHQVLVTHGAWSGSYGMGEFNEQRLPDLDATTAGPFDYIALGHYHRPLAIREHIRYSGSTERTSLSQSEHPCGLLEVDLASGKINFFELATRPMLRLPVLECRRLSAADIYQQVERLSRTCPDGAVVQLTLNEVNASVFLQLETARLDNLFEHVLQLERIIRPAEAEDAVHRVNERIESLPVEFGRYLEAVEEPHWDKQRLMQLGYRYLDV
- a CDS encoding sigma-54-dependent Fis family transcriptional regulator; the protein is MKKSLLIIDADENAHGLVKVFTAAGHTAAVVGDVEQGLHLLKEASAYDGALLDVNLFNGNLIKSISEIKTIRQNLLVVLLGRLETPALVECIKHGADGIIDQPLEQPAQVVRFVEQQFKKSPEASAAAKSQKALEQMIADSYPLVGQGRVIMDLKRMIQKIAPLDSTILITGETGTGKEVVARMIHSLSPHRNNNFIAVHCGGIPDTLLESTLFGHEKGSFTGAFRTHKGHFEVADKGTIFLDEIGDTTSSFQVKLLRVLQDKQFRRIGGTEVLTTGARIIAATNRDLTQMIKEGTFREDLYFRLNVITLRVSPLRERSEDIPLLIRHFVHLFSKKHNHLGVYLKPDTIDILQRQYWRGNVRELENVIERLVALSDSDWIGPEELPADYLKAPETHILETLPLYPYAEAKDLFEKEYITKLLIQSNGNISKAARLAGMPRQNLHLKIRKHKIKSETLRAHQPTKEETPISPSKN